GAGAAGCTTGATGTGTCGCTTGAGACCATGAACAGAATTTATGAAACATCATTAAGGGCGCAGGAAACGGGCATCAGGGACACTAAAGGCACTATAGTTATTAATGAGAATGAGATACCCGAGAACCAGAGGGCCATATTGACAGCCATGCTTGACAAGGCAAGCCCTTATCTCCAGGCGCTGGAAAGCAAGCTTGGCTGTGTTATCCGGCTGTTATCACAGTATTCTCCCCAGACTGACCGTAACGCTGATATGATAGCGATATCCAGCCAGCCGATTGAAGGTATAACAAAAAATATTGACATACAATCAGTGGCTTCCGACGGATATATGCCTTTGGAACAGATAATAATCCTGGCAAAGGGCCTTTTGGCCTATAATCCGGAGACAGCGGTATCATTAAGTTCTGTGATAGGCCAGATGTATAATTATATTACAAAGTCAACTTTACCTCAGAGCGTTCTGGATGTCTTTTTGCAGACATCAAGGTTTGTGCTGGACTTACCGGCCCTTGTCGCTATAGATCCTTCGTATTATGAGCATTTGCACAAGCAGGCTTTGTCGGCATTGATATCGGCTTAATAATTTGTCTTGAATATGAGGGCAGCGGGCTTCTTAACAGGGCCTGCTGCCGTCTGTAATTATACCGGTTTTTATTTTCCTCGTTTTATTGACTTAAGCATTTTTCGTTTATTAAGATTAATATTATGAATTCTCCCTTCCGGCGCAGAGTGGCGCTTACCTTTGATGATGGCCCCAACAGCGAATACAGCCTGCAAATTCTTGATATACTCAAGTCGCATAACAGCATAAAGGCCGCGTTTTTCTTCCCGGGCAAAAACGTTGAACGCGAACCGGATACTGCGTTAAGGGTCAAGCAAGAAGGCCATGATATAGGTAATCACTCTTATAGCCACCCGCATCTTAACAGGTTATCGCCTGCAGATTGCGCGTTTGAGGTTGAACGGACAGAAAAGGTTTTTAAGGACTTGCTCGGTATCAAACCGCGTTTTTTTCGCCCGCCTTACGGTGAATATAACTTAGCGATAGAACGTTTTATCACGGCAAAGGGTTATAAGCTGGTTCTCTGGGACATGAAATGTTATTCTATGGACTGGATGGGGTATTCTGCGCGCAGGATCGCGGATGTTTCCACGCAAAAGGCGCGTGATGGCTCTATAATACTTCTGCATGACGGAAGAAATATTCAGTATAGGCCCTGCCGCCGCAATACCGTAAAGGCCCTTGGTATGATAATTGAGATATTAGAAGAGAAGGGGTTTGAAATAGTGCCGCTTAACAGCATATGCGAAGACTGGAAAGAACTATAGCCCTCTTTATTGCCTGTGGTATTATTGTGTCAGCAGGCATGTCGTATTACTCCAAGGCAAATATTCCCGCCTGCCGTGGCGCGCTTATTAAGACAGACGGTATTAGCAGTGCTAAATCGGAAATATCTCAAAAAGGCATAATAAACCTCAATACCGCGGACAGGCACGCGCTTGTTAAATTACCCGGCATAGGCTATAAACTTGCCGAAAGGATCATTGAATACAGATTATCGCACGGGCCCTTCTCTGTTGTGGAAGATATATTAAAGGTAAAAGGGGTTGGCAGGAAAAAATATGAAGCCATGGCCAAACAAATTACTGTCCGCGATTGATCTATCCGCCGCTTACATTGCCGGCGGTATGCTGGTAAAATATTGTTTTGCAAGCTACCCATGGCAAAATACGCTATGCAGTCAAAATGGGTTATAGTAAATATCCTGCGCAGGCCCACGGCAGGCTGTTTTGTTTTTTTGGTATTCGGTATTATTTTTTCTCATTATGTAAATTTGGATTTTTTCATCGTTCTGTCCGCTGCCGTTATATTAGCCTTTCTTGCGGGAATTTCAGCCATAAAGTTCGCGCGATTTTTCCCTGCTTTGTTTTTTGCCCTTATATTCGCGTCGGGTGTTTTGCTGCACTCTAATTTTCATATTTTATCAAAAGATAATATCCGCAATGTTGAAAAAAGTGAAGGGGTTGATTGCTATTTAAACGGTATCGTGGAATCGCTTCCTTCATACGCGTGGCAGAAATGGGGCCAAAGGCGTTGCAGTTTTTTATTCAGTATATTGCATTATGATAATGGCAATACTTACAAAAAAGCACGCGGCCTTGCCTGGGTTACGATCCGTGACAATGATACGGAATACGATTCGGGTGATAATTTGATCATACGAGGCACAATAAAAAGAACGGACGATTCTATGGCGGATAATGGCAGGGGAAGTTATCTGAAATACCTTTACCTTCAAGGTGTTCACTGCTGTTTGGATGTCAGAGATGACGACGATATCGCCCACTCCGGCAGGCCGCGCGGTTTCTTTCCGGCAAAATGCGCTCATAAGTTAAGGCGGGGGATGGAAAAGCGCATAAAAAGATACCTGCCCTATCCGGATTCAGCCCTGCTTAACGCCATGCTTCTGGGAAGGCGCGAATTCATGCCCCCGCATATATCAGATCTTTTTATCAGAACGGGTACAATGCATATTTTGTCGGTAAGCGGGCTCCACGTCGGACTCTTATCGTCGGTATTCTTTTTTTGTCTTAAGTTATTCCGCCTGCCTAAAAAATACATTATCACCATCGTTATATTTTTTTTGTGGATATACGCCTTTATCGCGGGTTCCCGGTCGCCGGTGGTCAGGGCGTCCGTTATGATTTCCGTTTACCTATTATCCGTAGTCCTTGAAAGGGATTTTGATATTTTTTCAGCCCTTTTTTTCGCGGGATTGCTAATATTGCTTATTAATCCTATGCAGTTATTTAACGCGGGTTTTCAGCTTTCTTTTGCCTGCGTATTTTTTATTGTGTATCTTTGCCCAAAAATTGAATCCGCTTTTTTACCAAGCTGTTTTAGACCGGGCAAATCCATTAGACAAAAAAATACGGGAAAGTTTATGCCATATCTGTTTAAAACTTTCTTTTCATCACTTGCTGTTTTTGCGGGCGTCTGGCCGTTGGTTGCTTATCACTTTGGAATAATATCTCCCGTTACGATAATTGCCAATTTATTCGTGGTCCCGCTTCTGGCGGTCTTATTAACAGCGGGCATAATACTTGTCTGTATCCCGGGATTATTTTGGCCATTGGCTTATGCCTTTTCCTGCCTCAACCACGCGTTATTTTATCTGCTCCTGCGCATCGTAAAGCTTTTTGCCGGCCTGCCATACGCTTTTTTCAACACTGAATATATACCATTGTGGCTTATAGGGGTTTATTATATTATACTTCTTATTGTGGCAGAGGCTTTGCCCGACCGCAAGATGATGTAGCTTATAGAAATATTACTTTTGATTTATTTTTAAAAAAGTTTTAAATGGAGCTTGACAACATTATATATATAATGTTATAATCACGTATAAATAGTTCAACATTGTCGGGGGAAAATAATGCAGCCTTATGTTAAGGAAAAGAGGTCATATCCTCGGATAGAGGCCAGGCTTCCGTTTCAGTTTAAAGATATACAGAGACCTATAGAAACCTATACAGGTTCTCTTACAAAAGACGTAAGCACCGGAGGGGTTCGTTTTATCTCAAACGAATTCCTTTCAATTTTTACAAGGCTTATTCTGGAGGTTTCTGTTCCGACTTTTTCCAAACCTATAAAAGCGATCTCAAAAGTTGCCTGGATACAAAAGGCCCCGCGGAGTTCCTCTTATAATGTGGGCTTGCAGTTCGTGGATATGACAGAAGAAGACAAAAAACATCTGTCAAATTTTCTGGCAAAGTCTCCCGCCCCTGCTTCGGTTATACCTTAAAAATTCTCTTTTTATTGCCTCTGTTGCGTTTATTTTGCCCCATGTTCCGCTTAATCGCCTATTGACAAAAACAGCGCGCAATGATATATTAAACTGATATACAACAAGTTTTTATCCTATGAGAATCTATTTAAGACTAATATATATTATTATATTTATCCATTTGGCGCATGCCGGCACAGGTTATTGCTACTGGGTCTGGACGCCTGAAACAAGGAAATGGATAAACCCCAAATATGCCCCCAAAGACACCCCCAAAGAACAGCTACTTTATGCTATGGATTTTTTTGAGGCTAAGGATTACAAGAAAGCGCTTTCGGAATTTGGAAAGATAATAAGGCACTACAGGCGCTCTGAAGCGGCGTCAGAGGCCCAGTATTATATGGGACTCTGCTATGAGAATATGGATTATCCTTATCAGGCATTTGAGTCGTTTCAAAAAGTTATTGATGATTATCCGTTTACCCAGAGAACCGAAGATATCGTGAACCGGCAGTTTGATATAGGCAACAGGCTTTATGAGGGGGAAAAAACAAAATTCTTTGGGCTCAAATTTAAGGCATTGCCCGAACAAATAATAGATGTGTATAAAAAAGTAGTCTCCAACGCGCCATACAGTCCAAACGCCCCCGTTGCCCAGTTTCGCGTAGGAGAGCTTTATAAGAAGATTAGTTTCTATCAGGAGGCTAGAGAGGCTTTCCAGAAAATAGTTGATGATTACCCGGACAGCGATGTCGCGCAAGAGGCTAAATTTCAGCTTGCTCTGACAGCCTCTGTTGCTTCGTCAGGAAGCAGTTATGACCAGTCTCTGGCCGAGCAGGCCCTGGATGAGTTTGAGGAGTTCAAGAGGTCTCATCCCGACAGCGAATTGGTTAAAACAGCCGAAAAAGAGAAACGGGAGATAATTGAAAAACAGGCCGCTCATTACATGGAGAATGCCAGGTTCTACGAGCGGTTAGGAAGGTATAATTCGGCGGCAGTCTATTACAAAAAGATCCTTGACGAATTCTCAAGTTCTTCATTCGCGCCAAAGGCGCTTGAGAGGTTTGAGGCTGCTCAAAAACGGGTAAAAAGTAAAGCGGCCGGGAAATAACAGCCCCGCGCTGGATCTGGAAAATATGAAGAAATATATTTTTTTATTGTCATTATGCCTTTACTGCTTGCCCGCCTTAGGCGCTTTTTTTATTTCCGGCTGCGGGTATACCACAGGCTCTCTTTTGCCCCCGCACTTAAAGACAATAAGCGTTGAAAATTTTTCTAACAAGATACCCATAACCGATGAGGTATCGGATCGGCGCAGGTATAAGACCTATAGGCCTTTGCTTGAGGTTGATGTGACCAGGGCGATAATAGACAGGTTTATATTTGACGGCCATCTCCGATTGGCCCAAAAAAAAGACGCGGACCTTATAATGGAGGGCAGTCTTGTTGATTTTAGAAGAGAGCCTACCAAATACGGCTATAATGATACTATAGATCAGTACAGGATTGCCATATTTGTTGATCTTAAGCTTGTGGAAGCCCAGACGGGTAATGTCGTGTGGTCGGAGCATAATTTTGCGGGCAGTGAATATTATTTCACGTCAGGCCAGCAGGCCAAGAGCGAGGATGAGGCTGTAACAGATGCTATTAAGGATTTGGCAAGAAGGGTAGTTGAAAGGACCATAGAGGTCTGGTAAAGATGCGCCAAGCTGGTAATATCCCACCCAATAAACATGCCGCTGTCTATTTACTAACCGGAGCCGATGAGTTTAGAAAAAGGCTATGCCTGGATAAGCTTAAGAGAAAAATTATGGGCGAAGCTGCCGACGCCTTTAACTTTAATCTTTATTATGCCAGGGATATATCCGCGGCTATTATCATAGATTTTTTGCAGACTTTCTCAATTACAGGTTCGCGCAGAATGGCCGTTCTTGTTGAACCGGAGGTTTTTTCTGAAGAGGACAGAGGCCATCTTATGGCGTATATAAAAAGTTGCCGGCCTGAAAACGTATTTCTTGTTATGCTGGGCGGAAAGTCTTCCGTGAAACTGCAGAATTTCTCCAGGTCACTGCCTGACTGCGTTGATAAGATTGATACGACTATTGATGATGAAGACGACATATCTGACTGGGTTATTCAAGAATTCGGCAAAAATGGCAAGAAAATAAATCGCGCGACAGCAGCTCTTATCTCCGGTTCTGCCAGGCAAGATATGGGAAGGGCCTTGTCTTGCATTGAACAGGTAAGCGCTTATACAGGAGCCAGGCAGGATATTACGGAAGATGACGTGGCGCTTTTTTTAGATGCTCCTTGCGAGAGCTCAACATTTGCCTTGTTGGATGCTACAAACGCTAAGATGCCCGATAAGGCACTGCTTGTTTTAAACGATTTGCTGAAGACAAACCTGTCTCCAACGCAGGCAATAGGATTAATGGCGTGGCATATCATCAGGCTTTTGAAGGTCAAAAAAATGATTTCTGCCGGGGCGTCATTGCAGGATATGATGGCAGGGCTTAAAACAGGTTCTTACAGATTAAACAAACTTATAGCGCAGGCAAAGGGTTTTTCACTGGTAAAGCTTAAAAAGAACCTGCAAAGCCTGTCCAATACGGATATCTGGATAAAATCAAGCAATATAAACGATAGCTATCTGTTAGAGGCGCTTGTCGTAAAACTTGCCGGTTAAACGGGATGATTCTTATCTTTGGCAGGCAAGCCTTTTTTAAGTTTTGATATTTTTAATGACAGGCGTGATTTTTTACGGTCGGCATTCTGGCGCTTTATTAGATTTTTCTTGGCTGCCTTATCCAGTTTAGACATTAGGACGCTAAAAAACTTTGACGCCTCTTCGGTCTTGCCCCCGGCTATAAAGGCGTTTAATTTTTTGGTAAGGGTTTTAAGTTCGGACAGCATCGCGGTATTGTGAGGCCTTCTTTTTTTATCTTGTCTTATTGATTTTTTTGCCGATTTTAGATTAGCCATATTATCCTCCGATAATGTGAAATGATAATATAACATAACAGAGCAAGCCATGTCAACTAATAAATCTATAGCAAAGTCCGCGGGTATTATAGGGCTGGCAACGCTTTTAAGCCGCGTTCTGGGCTTTGTCAGGGACATAATGTTCGCGGCCCTTTTCGGTACCGGCATAAACGCGCAGGCTTTTATCGTGGCATTTAGGATACCTAACCTTATGCGCGACCTGATAGGTGAGGGCGCTACAAATTCGGCGGTTGTGCCTGTCCTGGTGGAAGAGCTTAATCTTAAAGGCAAAGAAGCGTTTTGGAGCTTGGCCAATATTTTATTAAAGCTTGTCCTCATTATATTGTGCGCATTGACAGCAATAGGGTTTCTGCTTTCAAAACCCATAGTGCTTGCCTTGGCTCCGGGGTTTATTGAAAACAGCCTGAAATTTGATACCGCGGTAGTCCTTACGCGGGCGATGTTTCCGTATCTTATATTTATAGGTTTCGCCGCTTATGGTATGGGGGTTTTGAATTCTCTCAAACATTTTACTGTGCCCGCTTTTGGGCAAGGGCTGTTGAATATTTCGCTTATCTTATGTATGTTTATATGGAGGCAGGATATAACAGGCCTTGCCGTAGGCGTATTGGCAGGCGGTATACTGCAGGCATTGAGCCAGGTTCCCGTGCTTTTAAGAAGCGGTATGCTATTTACCCAAAGAGGTTTTTTCCATCCACAGGTAAAAAAAATATTCCGCCTGCTTTTACCCAGGGTTTTTGGAAGCGGCATATACCAGATCAATGTCTTTGTCGCGACCGCGCTCGCTTCAATAGGCAGAATAGTAGGAGAAGGCGCGGTAGCCGCTCTTTATTTCTCAAACAGGATAATGCAATTGCCGCTTGCCATATTCGCGATAGCGCTTGCCCAGGCGTCCTTACCCGAACTTTCCGGCTATGTAGTCAATAAACAGGACAGGGAGTTTTCATTATCCATAAATTTTCTTTTAAGAAGCGTTTTTTTTCTGCTTTTACCTGCCGCGTCAGGGCTTGCGGCATTATCAGGCCCGCTTACAAAGGTACTGCTTCAGCGCGGCGCTTTTGGCAGTTATTCCACGGGCATAACCGCCAGCGCGCTTTTCTACTGTTCGTTCGGACTTTTATCGTACGGGGCCATAAAGATACTTGTAAACGGGTTTTATGCCATGCAGGACACGAAAACGCCTGTAAAACTTGCAGCCGTGTCTCTTGCAGCGAACATAGCCTTTAGCATAGCATTTATGTTCAAGCTTAAGGTAGGCGGGCTTGCTTTGGCAGGCTCTCTGGCAGGCGCTCTTAACGCGGTAATGCTTTTTCTTGTCTTGAAAAAAAAGGCGGGCACTTTTTATGAAGGAATGCTGTTTGTGTCATTGTTGAAAATTACGGCGGCATCGGCCATGACAGGAGTTGTTTCTTATTGGGTATATTCATTTTCATTAAAGAGCATGCCGCCGCGAGGCGCTTTTTCAATAGCGGCCCTTTTTCTGGCCATATGCGCGGCAATAGCTTTTTACGCGATAGCCTGCTATTGTTTTCGCGTTAGAGAGTTTGAGGAGTTAAGATCTTGGATATCAAGGAAAAGATAGGCTCTATCCCCGATTCGCCCGGAGTGTATATTTTTAAGGACAAAGAATCCGTTATTATTTATATCGGGAAATCAGCATCTTTAAAAAAGCGGGTGAGATCTTATTTTTCGGGCCATTGCCACGGTAAAAAAACCGCCCTGCTTGAAAGTATTTCGGAAATTGAATATATACGTACTTCCACCGAATCCACGGCGCTTCTGCTTGAATCAGCTCTTGTCAAGAGGTATAACCCAAAGTTTAACGTACTGCTTAAAGATGACAAGGCGTATCCGAGGCTTAAGCTGTCGGTGAACGAAAAATATCCAAGGCTTACGGTGGTCAGAAAATTGAAATCCGACGGGGCGGTATATTTCGGCCCGTTTACTGATGCCAGCCTCTTGTCGGAGGCGGTTAAATTGTTAAGAAGGACATTTCCTTTAAGGTCGTGCCGTAATATGCCTTCAGGCAATTCCAGGAAAGGCTGTCTTAACATGCATATCGGCCAGTGCCTGGCGCCGTGCACGGGTGATGATAGAAGGGCCGAATACCTTGCCTGCGTTGAGGAATTGAGATTGTTCCTTGAAGGCAAACAGCAGGACCTTTTGGATATGTTGTCACGAAAGATGAAGGAGGCCTCGGATAACAAAGATTACGAAAAGGCCGCGGCCGTCAGAGACCGCATAAAGGCTCTTTCCGCCCTGTTTTTGACAACATACAACAGTTCCGAAGCCCGGGGCAAGGCCTCTGCCGCCGCAAATGAGGCTGATCTGTTGGAGCTTGAAGAGCTAAGGTCTTTGTTGGGCCTTTTGCGCCAGCCTATGACAATAGAGGCCTTTGATGTTTCAAATACAAGCGGCAAAGAGGCCGTGGGTTCTATGGTTTGTTTTAAGCGGGCCAGGCCGTGCAAGGATTCTTACCTGCATTTTAAGATTAAGACAGTTGATGTAATAGATGATTATAGCATGATGCGTGAGATAGTTTATAGGCGGTATAAAAAGAGTTTGGCGGAACAAATTCCTATGCCCGACCTTATTTTAATTGACGGTGGACGGGGCCATCTGTCGGCGGCCAAGGCCCAACTGCGTTCTCTGGGGATAATGAATGTCCCCGTAGCCGGTATTGCCAAAAATCCGGATAAGCTTTATATACATGAGAAGAAGGACCCTGTTCTTTTAGGTAAATACTCCGGCGCCTTGTTGTTATGCCAGAGAGTAAGGGATGAAGCGCACAGGTTTGCCATAACGTATCACAGGCATTTGCGCGCCAAAAAGACAAAGCGTTCAGAGCTCGACAGCATAAAAGGAATAGGCCCTAAGAGAAAAGCCGAGCTAATTAAATATTTTGGTTCGCTTGACAAAGTCAAAACAGCCGATATAAGCCAGCTTAAAAAAACGGCATTTATCAATGAAAAAGAAGCAAAAGCGGTCTACGACCATTTCAGAGTTTAGGCAAAAAGTATACGATGCTGTTTCCCGCATACCGGCGGCACAGACCAGGACGTATAAAGACATTGCCCTGGAAATAGGGCATCCGCGCGCCTGGAGGGCTGTCGGAAATGCCTTGAATAAAAACCGGAATATAGGGCTGGTTCCATGCCATAGGGTTATAAGATCAGACGGTTCTATAGGAGGTTTTGCCAAAGGCGCCGGGGCAAAACGCCGCATGCTGCTCAAAGAGGCCCGTATTAAATGCGCCAAATCTTGCCGCGTCCGGGCTTGATTGTCATAAATAGCATAGAGAACAAGCAAAATCAGCTTGTAAAAAACCGCGCGCTGTGATATTCTCTAAACTGCCATGCAAGAAACGATAAAATCACAAATAGAAGAAATAAAGGGTAAGCTTAACTGCCTAAGGGGGTATCTTTGACATACCCAATAAGCTCGCCGAGATCTCTCATATAGAATCAACCATGTCTGCCCAGGGTTTTTGGGCCAATCAGCAGAAGGCCAACGAGATAATTACAAGGCTGAAATTTCTTAAGGCCACGACAGAGCCTTTCAATTCCTGCCTGAATGGATGCCGCGACATAGAAGAACTATTTTCTATAATAGACGATGGAGACGAGCCTTCCATAAAAGAGGCGTCTGTTGAGCTGGCCCGCCTTAAGGCTTCTGTGGACAGCCTTGAGTTTAAAAGCCTTTTAAGCGGAAGGCATGATATCAACAACGCTATAATTAATATCAATTCCGGGGCCGGAGGCACGGAATCATGCGATTGGGCAAACATGCTTTTGAGGATGTATTGCCGCTGGGCCAATATTATGGGCTATGAGGTTGACAATATTGACCTATTGCCCGGAGAAGAGGCTGGAATAAAAAATGCCACCATTATCATCAAAGGAGACTGGGCATACGGTTATCTTAAGGGTGAAAGAGGCGTCCACAGGCTTGTGCGCATATCCCCTTTTGATGCTAATAAGAGAAGGCACACGTCTTTTGCGTCGGTGGATGTCATAGCCGAGGTAACCGATGATATTGATATAGAAATAGCTGAAAAAGACATCAAGGTAGATGTATACCGTTCAAGCGGGTGCGGCGGCCAGAGCGTTAATACTACCGACTCCGCTGTCAGGATAACGCATATACCTACCGGTATTGTCGTGCAGTGCCAGAACGAGCGTTCTCAAATAAAGAACAGGGTTATCGCGATGAAGGTATTGAGGGCGCGGCTCTATGAGAAGAAACAGCAGGAAATGAAAGAGCAGATGGAGAAGGCCCATGCCGCCAAACAAAAAATTGAATGGGGCAGCCAGATACGCTCGTATGTTTTTCATCCTTATAATATGGTAAAAGACCACAGGACCAAGGAAGAGACTTCAGGCGCCCAGGCTGTTATGGATGGAGAGATAGACAGGTTTATCCAGGCGTTTTTAAGGTTTAAAAAGGCAAATACATGATAAAGTGGATTGTAAAAAAGATATTTGGTTCGCAAAATGAAAAAGAGTTGAAAAAAACGGAGCGCGTATTGTCCATGGTTAATGCCCGCGAACAGGTTGTGGCGGCGCTTCCAGACGAAGAGCTGCGCGCCAAGACCGAAGAATTCCGCCGCTATCTGGCTGAAAAACAGCAGGCCTGCTCGGATGAAATAATAAAACTTAAAAAACGCGTTGACGAATCAACGAACCAGGCGGCCAGGGACAAAGAAAAGGCATGTCTTAAGAAATTTTACAACAGCATGTTTGATGAGATATTGCCGGACGCCTTTGCCGTTGTAAGAGAGGCGGCGAAGAGGGTGATAAACATGCGCCATTTTGACTGCCAGATAATCGGCGGATATGTCCTGCACCAGGGCAGGATATCGGAAATGGCCACCGGCGAGGGCAAGACCCTGGCGGCAACGCTTCCCGTTTATCTCAATGCCTTATTAGGCAAAGGGGTGCATGTCGTCACCGTTAATGATTATCTTTCACGCCGCGACCGAGAATGGATGGGGCCTGTATATGAATTTTTAGGTTTGTCTGTGGGCGTGATACAGCATGATATGAATGCCCAGGACAGAAAAGCCGCTTATGGCGCGGATATAACATATGGCACGAATAATGAATTTGGTTTTGACTATCTACGGGATAATATGGTGATATCCAGGCAGGAGATGGTCCAGCGGGAGCCTTTTTTTGCCATAGTTGATGAGGTTGACAGTATACTGATAGACGAAGCAAGGACGCCTTTGATAATATCGGGCCCTGCCGAAGCGTCCACAGACAAATATTACAAGATTGACAAGATAATACCCCGGCTTGCCAAGGGCGCGCGTGATGAGAAAACGAAA
The genomic region above belongs to Candidatus Omnitrophota bacterium and contains:
- a CDS encoding polysaccharide deacetylase family protein — protein: MNSPFRRRVALTFDDGPNSEYSLQILDILKSHNSIKAAFFFPGKNVEREPDTALRVKQEGHDIGNHSYSHPHLNRLSPADCAFEVERTEKVFKDLLGIKPRFFRPPYGEYNLAIERFITAKGYKLVLWDMKCYSMDWMGYSARRIADVSTQKARDGSIILLHDGRNIQYRPCRRNTVKALGMIIEILEEKGFEIVPLNSICEDWKEL
- a CDS encoding helix-hairpin-helix domain-containing protein gives rise to the protein MRRLERTIALFIACGIIVSAGMSYYSKANIPACRGALIKTDGISSAKSEISQKGIINLNTADRHALVKLPGIGYKLAERIIEYRLSHGPFSVVEDILKVKGVGRKKYEAMAKQITVRD
- a CDS encoding ComEC/Rec2 family competence protein — translated: MAKYAMQSKWVIVNILRRPTAGCFVFLVFGIIFSHYVNLDFFIVLSAAVILAFLAGISAIKFARFFPALFFALIFASGVLLHSNFHILSKDNIRNVEKSEGVDCYLNGIVESLPSYAWQKWGQRRCSFLFSILHYDNGNTYKKARGLAWVTIRDNDTEYDSGDNLIIRGTIKRTDDSMADNGRGSYLKYLYLQGVHCCLDVRDDDDIAHSGRPRGFFPAKCAHKLRRGMEKRIKRYLPYPDSALLNAMLLGRREFMPPHISDLFIRTGTMHILSVSGLHVGLLSSVFFFCLKLFRLPKKYIITIVIFFLWIYAFIAGSRSPVVRASVMISVYLLSVVLERDFDIFSALFFAGLLILLINPMQLFNAGFQLSFACVFFIVYLCPKIESAFLPSCFRPGKSIRQKNTGKFMPYLFKTFFSSLAVFAGVWPLVAYHFGIISPVTIIANLFVVPLLAVLLTAGIILVCIPGLFWPLAYAFSCLNHALFYLLLRIVKLFAGLPYAFFNTEYIPLWLIGVYYIILLIVAEALPDRKMM
- a CDS encoding PilZ domain-containing protein codes for the protein MQPYVKEKRSYPRIEARLPFQFKDIQRPIETYTGSLTKDVSTGGVRFISNEFLSIFTRLILEVSVPTFSKPIKAISKVAWIQKAPRSSSYNVGLQFVDMTEEDKKHLSNFLAKSPAPASVIP
- the bamD gene encoding outer membrane protein assembly factor BamD is translated as MRIYLRLIYIIIFIHLAHAGTGYCYWVWTPETRKWINPKYAPKDTPKEQLLYAMDFFEAKDYKKALSEFGKIIRHYRRSEAASEAQYYMGLCYENMDYPYQAFESFQKVIDDYPFTQRTEDIVNRQFDIGNRLYEGEKTKFFGLKFKALPEQIIDVYKKVVSNAPYSPNAPVAQFRVGELYKKISFYQEAREAFQKIVDDYPDSDVAQEAKFQLALTASVASSGSSYDQSLAEQALDEFEEFKRSHPDSELVKTAEKEKREIIEKQAAHYMENARFYERLGRYNSAAVYYKKILDEFSSSSFAPKALERFEAAQKRVKSKAAGK
- the lptE gene encoding LPS assembly lipoprotein LptE gives rise to the protein MKKYIFLLSLCLYCLPALGAFFISGCGYTTGSLLPPHLKTISVENFSNKIPITDEVSDRRRYKTYRPLLEVDVTRAIIDRFIFDGHLRLAQKKDADLIMEGSLVDFRREPTKYGYNDTIDQYRIAIFVDLKLVEAQTGNVVWSEHNFAGSEYYFTSGQQAKSEDEAVTDAIKDLARRVVERTIEVW
- the holA gene encoding DNA polymerase III subunit delta; translation: MRQAGNIPPNKHAAVYLLTGADEFRKRLCLDKLKRKIMGEAADAFNFNLYYARDISAAIIIDFLQTFSITGSRRMAVLVEPEVFSEEDRGHLMAYIKSCRPENVFLVMLGGKSSVKLQNFSRSLPDCVDKIDTTIDDEDDISDWVIQEFGKNGKKINRATAALISGSARQDMGRALSCIEQVSAYTGARQDITEDDVALFLDAPCESSTFALLDATNAKMPDKALLVLNDLLKTNLSPTQAIGLMAWHIIRLLKVKKMISAGASLQDMMAGLKTGSYRLNKLIAQAKGFSLVKLKKNLQSLSNTDIWIKSSNINDSYLLEALVVKLAG
- the rpsT gene encoding 30S ribosomal protein S20, which produces MANLKSAKKSIRQDKKRRPHNTAMLSELKTLTKKLNAFIAGGKTEEASKFFSVLMSKLDKAAKKNLIKRQNADRKKSRLSLKISKLKKGLPAKDKNHPV
- the murJ gene encoding murein biosynthesis integral membrane protein MurJ, with the translated sequence MSTNKSIAKSAGIIGLATLLSRVLGFVRDIMFAALFGTGINAQAFIVAFRIPNLMRDLIGEGATNSAVVPVLVEELNLKGKEAFWSLANILLKLVLIILCALTAIGFLLSKPIVLALAPGFIENSLKFDTAVVLTRAMFPYLIFIGFAAYGMGVLNSLKHFTVPAFGQGLLNISLILCMFIWRQDITGLAVGVLAGGILQALSQVPVLLRSGMLFTQRGFFHPQVKKIFRLLLPRVFGSGIYQINVFVATALASIGRIVGEGAVAALYFSNRIMQLPLAIFAIALAQASLPELSGYVVNKQDREFSLSINFLLRSVFFLLLPAASGLAALSGPLTKVLLQRGAFGSYSTGITASALFYCSFGLLSYGAIKILVNGFYAMQDTKTPVKLAAVSLAANIAFSIAFMFKLKVGGLALAGSLAGALNAVMLFLVLKKKAGTFYEGMLFVSLLKITAASAMTGVVSYWVYSFSLKSMPPRGAFSIAALFLAICAAIAFYAIACYCFRVREFEELRSWISRKR
- a CDS encoding excinuclease ABC subunit UvrC: MDIKEKIGSIPDSPGVYIFKDKESVIIYIGKSASLKKRVRSYFSGHCHGKKTALLESISEIEYIRTSTESTALLLESALVKRYNPKFNVLLKDDKAYPRLKLSVNEKYPRLTVVRKLKSDGAVYFGPFTDASLLSEAVKLLRRTFPLRSCRNMPSGNSRKGCLNMHIGQCLAPCTGDDRRAEYLACVEELRLFLEGKQQDLLDMLSRKMKEASDNKDYEKAAAVRDRIKALSALFLTTYNSSEARGKASAAANEADLLELEELRSLLGLLRQPMTIEAFDVSNTSGKEAVGSMVCFKRARPCKDSYLHFKIKTVDVIDDYSMMREIVYRRYKKSLAEQIPMPDLILIDGGRGHLSAAKAQLRSLGIMNVPVAGIAKNPDKLYIHEKKDPVLLGKYSGALLLCQRVRDEAHRFAITYHRHLRAKKTKRSELDSIKGIGPKRKAELIKYFGSLDKVKTADISQLKKTAFINEKEAKAVYDHFRV
- a CDS encoding MGMT family protein translates to MKKKQKRSTTISEFRQKVYDAVSRIPAAQTRTYKDIALEIGHPRAWRAVGNALNKNRNIGLVPCHRVIRSDGSIGGFAKGAGAKRRMLLKEARIKCAKSCRVRA